TTCATTTTTTCGTATTTATTGTTTTTATATGTCAGATGTAATTCGCTTTATAAATGACTTAATTTATATGTGTTTGTTTGTGTGATAGAAACGATATTATGTTCTAACAACAGTTTTAAAACTTTTTTAATATCTTCTTCTGTTGCATTAATATTAGCGCTGATTGCTCGAGATGATAAATCGCCATTTTCTAATAATTCTATAATACGATTTTTTAGTGTGCTTATATTTTGAGGTTTAATACTTTTTTTTGAACTGATACAAACCGAGCAAATGCCACATGGTTTCATGTCTTTTTCACCAAAATAAGCGAGTAGTTGCATACTTTTACAAACCGAATCATTCTCAACATAATCAAGCATAGCTTTAACTTGCTGCTGTTTTAATTCATTTTGCTGCTCGATAATTGAAGCTATTCTGTTGATGGTTTTATCATCTTCTCGAGGTTGTATAAATGTAACTTGTGCATCTGTTTTAGATAAATGAAGCGTTATTATCCCATCTTTTTCTAATTGTTGCAACGTATTAATTACAATATTTTCTTTTACCGATGCTCTTTCTACTATTTTAAAAAGGTTAATGGTAGTGTCATGATCAAAAATACCACCATACATTCGAAGTATCGATTTTACTATTATGTTGTAATCTTGGTGTGTTTCTAAATAATTAAAAAGCGAAGCATTTGATGTAATAAATTGAACAGATATTTTATTTTTAAATTGTTTAGAAAGTGTAATAATACTATTTCTATCTAGTAAAAGTAAGGCATTGTAGCATAAAATACTTGCGAAATTATAGGTTTTGCAAAAAGTATTAAAGTCAAAATCAAATGTTAAATATTCACCTTCACCATAGGATATTTGAAAATAATTACACAGTTTTCTATACACTTGTTTAACCAAATCTACATTGGGTAACACCTTTAAAAACTGGTTTTTAACTAAAATTTCATCGCTATTATTTTTTAGAATAACAGCAAAAGCTTTATCGCCATTTCGCCCTACACGACCAGCTTCTTGAAAGTAGCTTTCTATACTTTCTGGTAAATTTAAATGGATAACAGTTTTAACATCGGGTTTATCAATGCCCATTCCAAAGGCATTGGTAGCTACCATAACTTGTTTTTGGTTATGAATCCAAGCATCCATATTACTGTCTTTATCATTGTTTGCTAGTCCGCCATGATAAAAGGTTGCAGATATATTTTTAGATTCTAAAAACGAACTGATTTCTATGGTAGATTTTCTGTTTCTAACATAAACAATAGAAGATGCCTTGTATTTTTTTAAAATAGTTTCAAGTCTGTAATGCTTATCGTTTTCATGAAAAACCATATAGCCCAAATTGGGTCTGTAAAAGGAGTGTTTAAATATTTTAGGCTGAATAAAATCGAGTTCTTTAACAATATCATTTACAACATCAGGCTTTGCTGAAGCCGTTAACGCAATAACATTAACCGTAGGTTGTAATTGGCGTAATAGTACAATGTTTTTATAAGCGGGTCTAAAATCACTTCCCCATTGCGAGATACAATGGGCTTCATCTACAGCTATTAAATTAACGTTCATTTGCCTAATACGTTCTTGTACTAGCTCTTGTTGTAAACGTTCGGGCGAGAGGTATAAAAATTTATAATTTCCGTAAATGCAATTATCTAAAAGCGTATCTAATTGACTATATGTAATACCACTGGTTAAGGCCATAGCTTTAATCCCTTTGTTGTTAAGGGATTCTACTTGGTCTTTCATTAAAGCAATAAGAGGTGATATAACAATGCAAATTCCTTTTTTGGCTAGCGCAGGGATTTGAAAGCATAACGATTTTCCGCCTCCAGTAGGTAGCAATGCAAATGTGTCTTCGCCTTCAAGTACAGCATTAATAATAGCCTCTTGGTTAGGCTTAAATGCTGTAAATTTCCAGTAGCGTTCTAATATGTTAATGGGATGTTCCAAAAAAATATATTAAAGATAGTTGATTATAAAATCAATACGTTTTTCAATGGTTCCAAAAGGAACTTCAATAATATTATATGCTAAATTTTTATAAACATGTTTTAATGCTTCATGAATTTTAACAGCTTCCTCAAAAGTTTCAAATCGTTCGTTATCAGATTTGTAAATAGCTTCCCAGGGCGGAAGCAAAAAAATGTGGTGATATCTATTTGTATCGCATATTTTTAAAAATTCATCATCATATTCTTGATTAAAAAAAGTCATATAAGCTAAAACATCAGGAATACCTCGATCAAAGAAAACGAGCGATTCATTTAAA
The nucleotide sequence above comes from Flavobacteriaceae bacterium HL-DH10. Encoded proteins:
- a CDS encoding RecQ family ATP-dependent DNA helicase — protein: MEHPINILERYWKFTAFKPNQEAIINAVLEGEDTFALLPTGGGKSLCFQIPALAKKGICIVISPLIALMKDQVESLNNKGIKAMALTSGITYSQLDTLLDNCIYGNYKFLYLSPERLQQELVQERIRQMNVNLIAVDEAHCISQWGSDFRPAYKNIVLLRQLQPTVNVIALTASAKPDVVNDIVKELDFIQPKIFKHSFYRPNLGYMVFHENDKHYRLETILKKYKASSIVYVRNRKSTIEISSFLESKNISATFYHGGLANNDKDSNMDAWIHNQKQVMVATNAFGMGIDKPDVKTVIHLNLPESIESYFQEAGRVGRNGDKAFAVILKNNSDEILVKNQFLKVLPNVDLVKQVYRKLCNYFQISYGEGEYLTFDFDFNTFCKTYNFASILCYNALLLLDRNSIITLSKQFKNKISVQFITSNASLFNYLETHQDYNIIVKSILRMYGGIFDHDTTINLFKIVERASVKENIVINTLQQLEKDGIITLHLSKTDAQVTFIQPREDDKTINRIASIIEQQNELKQQQVKAMLDYVENDSVCKSMQLLAYFGEKDMKPCGICSVCISSKKSIKPQNISTLKNRIIELLENGDLSSRAISANINATEEDIKKVLKLLLEHNIVSITQTNTYKLSHL
- a CDS encoding ATP-binding protein produces the protein MNSKKIVITGGPGTGKTSIINELKNQNYHCFDEIIRELTLEAKNDVEADSQISNPIAFVNDPLDFNTKLLNSRLNQFKQAAGLNESLVFFDRGIPDVLAYMTFFNQEYDDEFLKICDTNRYHHIFLLPPWEAIYKSDNERFETFEEAVKIHEALKHVYKNLAYNIIEVPFGTIEKRIDFIINYL